The following coding sequences lie in one Spinacia oleracea cultivar Varoflay chromosome 1, BTI_SOV_V1, whole genome shotgun sequence genomic window:
- the LOC110793753 gene encoding uncharacterized protein, with protein MALCVRYVDKKGMVVERFLGIVNVADTTALSLTEAIIALLNDNSLSLSSVCGQGYDGASNMKLSCKRKDMLRGKQVETVVKALEDGEIESGKGLNQELALGRPGDTRWGSHYKLILNVIALYPRRKTRGRLDTTHYHHYRIEVFL; from the exons ATGGCTTTGTGTGTTCGTTATGTTGATAAAAAGGGAATGGTAGTGGAGCGATTTCTTGGTATTGTCAATGTTGCGGATACTACAGCTTTGTCTCTTACAGAGGCCATCATTGCTTTGCTTAATGATAATTCTTTGAGTTTGTCTAGTGTATGTGGCCAAGGATATGATGGGGCTAGTAACATGAAAT TATCTTGTAAGAGAAAGGATATGCTTAGAGGGAAACAAGTTGAAACAGTTGTAAAAGCTTTAGAAGATGGTGAAATTGAAAGTGGGAAAGGATTGAACCAAGAACTTGCTTTGGGTCGGCCGGGTGATACACGTTGGGGATCACATTATAAACTGATTTTGAATGTTATTGCTTTGTATCCG AGGAGAAAGACACGTGGTCGTTTGGATACTACACATTACCACCATTATCGAATTGAAGTGTTTTTGTGA